From the Chanodichthys erythropterus isolate Z2021 chromosome 9, ASM2448905v1, whole genome shotgun sequence genome, the window ACACTGTTTTATCAGATCACACCAAAGTGCATTTGGTTTTAAGATTCTCAGTTAAAAATTACCATGACAACACCGATCAAACTGGCTTCATCTTAATCTATTAATGTCCagtttcactgtatttttggcATTAGTGTTAACACCATGTTCATTGCTGTCTTTCCATAGTTCTGTAAATTGGTGAAATAATGAGGACCACAAAAAATagtgattcatttttttttttttatattttttacagaaCTGAAGATTTACATCAAAGGGGATACTGCAGGGAGTGGACTCGAAATTTCTCAATAATCTGTCAAAACTGTACAGCATTTCAACAAGCAGCCTCTGGTTACCATGGAAACATTTACCCTGTCTCCAACACTGTCACATCTTAATggttgaggggaaaaaaaatcacctaaccgaacaaggaaaaaaaagtgtttcattCCATAAATCAGTGTTTGTTTATGATGAGCTCTGACGATCAAGGTTTTTCTTCTTACAAACTCTCCACGGCCATTTTCCCTCCCAGTGCATTTTGTCGTCTCGTGAGATTGAAACGTGTTCTCAGGTTTCATATGTACTGCTATCAGATCCAGTGATTTCTGAGTGAGGTAATATGTTGGAATGAGAGTATATGATCAGCTCTTCCTctgtatgcatgtgtgtttgtgcatgtgaTTTACTCAACCATTTTCATCATCCGACaaattaaaatacacattttccCATGTAGTTGGTTTAGCATTGCTAAAGGGGCTTCAGTGACTACACTGCAGGATAAGGCACGTGACAGTCAGGCTAAGTTTCACTGTTCTCATCTCGTAATTATTCACATTATAATCCAGTTTTCCTCACACTGACCCCTGTGCATGAACATAAATAAGAGGTTGACAAACGAATGAATTTCCCATTTCTGCAGCTCAGTCTTTCTCTGTAAACACGGTTGGGGAAAACAcatggaaaaataaaaatgcaaatcagTCGTTTCAAAGACTTATCAACAGATCCTTTAGTGAAACTTGATGTAACACTCTTAAGAGACTCGTGGCCAAACAAAGAGTTTCTCTTTTCCGCTTAAGTCTTGTTTTTCTCCATTCATAGTCTTCATAAAGTCTGAATTGGCCACATCCGCAAAGGTACAAAAGATGCCCAGGTAGATCGGTTTATGTATCGGGACAGATGTAGTGTGTGAACAACTAGTTGTGTCAGAACGGAACTATGCTTTGCAAACACGATTTCTGATTTAGATGGCTGTTGAGACCCGGTAATGTAGCCACACCCATGAGGAAGCAGAAGAAGGTGGCGTGTCACTGTGCTCGTGTTGTGCAAATGTCTGTCGTATCTGAGCATCAGAAGAGGCTAGTTAAGGTGCTCTGCGATGGACTCCGGCATTCGTGAACGTCCAGGCTGCCTGGCACAGAGGTCAGTACGGAGGTGACGGTGGGCATTGTGGGGTTCGTCAGGTCTGTGAGGGTGGTAGGGGTGCTGGACGGGCTCATGGAGGCGTTGGAAATCTCAGAGGCGGGTCCGGACGGTGTTCCTCCAGGCATGGTCGACCCGTCCGAGGCCTTGTCCACACCTGTGTTCTCCTGACGCAGGAGGTTTCGTCTGAACTTGGCCCGAGCGTTCTGGAACCAGACCTGCAAACCGAGACAGCAAATGATATGAGAATGATGTGATTCTCGGGGGGTGAACATTAGGCTTCGTTTTTTGCCatgagattttatttttaatttatttcgtttagttcatatttttccTTCCTGTTTGTCCCCTGGTTGTTTTGCCACAGCATTTGTGAGGCACAtgcatttagtttttttgccagTAATATCTGACACAGCTcattaggggtgtaatggtacatgTATTCATCCTGAACTGTCAGGGTATGGTGCATACAGTCAGACGTCGAacacagtcagtcacaggcgatccacactcAATCCACTACCGCATGCATggtaatgcaacactgtttgctaaccgccacaacaggaaaaagcgcagaagaagaacagacaatctatgcatagatatgtTTACAAGTAATCTCTCAACCATGGAAAgccatcaataaaacagcttgagaataaagCCTAAAGTATATGCATACTTTTTACGAATACGTGAGGGTCAGCGTACAATGCGCGTGATATGAATTTCATCATCAGAAGTAACCGCGTACATGTACACACAGGTTGCACatgtgcatttaatttttttgtagcagcaattagtttatccacaaggtggcaaccgtgcTCTGGAGGCGCCGATTCACAaagtagtcaaagaaaaactgcataaacagaacagaccggaacgcatgcaagctacagcaatAATAAAGGCCTACATAGATGAGAGATTGTGCGAAGAGTTTAGAAAtgccctcatttgtacaactgtagcatgaaagaatacaaagatatttacatgggttgtgACTCGTGGCgaaagattgctcaaaactgcgcaTACGTCGAACACCTGTGAATGCGTACGAgtaaaatgaagtatactttctAAGGCTGTACACTAGtttacatgtaaaaaaaaaacagcataccCAGGGCTTAATATCTcacatagcattacatttaccacaggcaagtcatttagtgtccacagcatatTAGTttactagagaaatgaactcgagagaaaatatatgcactatattagcttatgtattaatatttactttagaatagaatagaatagaatatacTTTATTGTCCCATTGCTGGGAAATTCATCTTGGACAGCCATGACAAAGCCAGTACAACATTAACACacataaacagttttttttttttttttttttagaataggAATTTTTTTAGAATTTACCTGTTAGTAAcgtcttaattatttaatatgtttaaataaatttgtcatgaaaacaagttatgacagtaactgtgtaaatgattatatctcaatgaattggagtagaaaaataatattacaattaaatttagaagataatgcaaaatgtgctatttacaagttttttttatttaagtgttgattattatatctaaaaataaatagcaactgaatttaatagtttggtctctgttgttaattgaaacctttaatattatagtaatgttcAAGAAAGTGTTTCctgtatatagtttacagcatttgctgagagattttttttaatccttaagaaaatgttaattataattgaatttatttaaagagatgGACAGAATTTGTTcaaaccactgtttaataaaaaagaagaaaaacaaaacaatttgtttagttttctctctcCTGCTGTACCGAACTCATACCGAACCGTCATGTTTGTGTACCATAACACCcctattgctcattgttaatgttagctaatgcattaactaaaggGACCTTTGTTAATATTTATAACAATGCAACTGTTCATTGCTAGTTAATGTCAGCTCAGGTctgttaaataatattaataaacatttttttttattttaataatgtattggtaaatgttgaaattaacattaaaactaataaatgctttagaagtatttttcagagccttactgtaaagtgttcccATCAgccttttctttcatttctagTTTCCTTATGCTTTGTTTCTCTTTTTCAGGAACAAATGAATATCATTCCATTGAAGAGAACAGGCACGTGAATTACGTTTGATTACAATCTTCATTCCTTTAGTAATtttttaatcaagtctaatttgTTGCTAAAGTGAAGGAATATGTAATGATGACTTAATGTTTCAGTTAATATAAAAACTAACATCTCAAAACAGAAATGTACTGCAGTAAACCAAGACAATTAGTCTAACTGGAAGGAGATTTCTGACCTGTAGGACACGCTTGGTGAGACCAGTTTTCTGGGCCAGCTGTTTCAGATCCTTAGCGTCAGGATTGTGGTTGATGGCAAAATACGACTTCATGGTCCTCAGCTGATGGTGTTTAAATGACGTTCTCATGCGCTTCGTCTTCTGGCTGGTGCTGTACTGCGAGTCTCTGTCCATCGGATCACCATCATTCTCATTGCAGCTCAAAGCTGAatcaaaaaaacaagaaaatcgATTAGCTGTGCTCCTGATATTGATCCCAAAGTGATCTATAGTCTAAACATTTCAGTAGCCTAACCACGGTATTAAAACTAGACATGCAAATGAAGTTTTATAATAGTGCAGAGTAAAAAATGTACCCAAACGTTGGGTCATAATGGAGTTCTAGTTTGAATAAACACAGAAAGCTGAAACTTAGAGTCGTAATTGAAGCCATTTTCCTCACTGAGAAAACAATAAATGGGATCCGATGAGAACGCTGGGATGAGAATGAGGAGGTTTCTTTGATTGCACACCAACTATGTGTTTAGTCTTGAATTTGACCACGTAAAGCAGCCACAGCACCATCATGTTGCTGTGTTTGCAACTTACTGCATGCATAATAATCTGCATTATGCTGTAGTCTTACATCATGCtctttttgtccatttttaaaaacataggCCTTTTGAAAGCATGCATGAGTTTATTTCACTTTTTCATGTGAAAATCAGAGTTAAAACATGCTCAGCTCTGCTGGGTTTACCCATTTTTATTGCACCCCACCCCCCACATATGGCCGCATCTTCGTTTCTGTTTTTATGATGTCTAGGATTTGATGGTGAAAAAGCCCACACTATCCATCTTTGGACACAAGTGTTTAGTAGATAGGCCCGTCTGAATGTGTCAGAAATGTGTTTGCGCCAGTTCCAAATTCTTGGCAGAAGTTTATGTGTTGCTAGACGCATGACAGTTCAGAATTATGTTTTCTCTGACAACTACAAATATTAGTCATTGAAAATGGTCTGATCAACACTTCAGATAATTAACCTTGAATGCTTTACAACACCGCACATGGCGAACAAATGTTTCCTCCTGATATAAATATGGCCATTGAGAAATACTGTTACCTTTACTACAGTGATGCACGTCAAGAACAGTTATCTTTACTGAACACGGAATTATTTATGTGCACATGATAACTGTAGGATTGCAATAACAAAAACTGTCTTTATTGTTCTTATTTTTCAGGGTTTGATCTTCCTGTCCTTGTGTTCGTGCTGTTGTTTAAAGTGTGAGCTGATGGGGGCAGCAATGATCTGACTGTGTCTCATGATCCGAGAGCAGAGAGACAGCAAAGTTCACTCACTCTGCTTAACAAACGGTTGATCTGATTTCAAAAACTTTCATTTGacttctttttttccattttaagtaAATCATGTAAATGTAACAGTTCTTGAGAAGGGGGTTAGTCCACCAAACAAGACCGCAGTTGTTGTGATAATTTTGCCAACTTCAATTAACGATCTCCAGACAACAAGATTTAAAAAGCAACCAAGCAATATGAGTTTAAAGTGATAAAGAAAACATcgcatttacacattttttttagtaGAAATAGAGCTTGGAGATATAATGAAAACTCTCGGTGAACTTGTGTTTTATAGgcttattattgttaataataattacatgcgATATAGACCAGGTCATAATCAGACTCATAAACAattctacatttatttttatccttttttaaaaattgcattCGTTAATTTTGTATATCGCTTTATCCCAGTATATCTGGCATTAAATACTTGAAACAATGAAAATGCTTAATTTTCACGAAGAAAAGGTTTGTTAATTATATCGTCGTATTTGATTAAAAAGTTTTTGCTCTATTATATGCTTTGTTTGGACACGTGCATGACAACTTTTTATAGAGCAAAACCCGGGTAATTCGTCTGAATTTGCCTGGAAAAGCTGaagatttctttctttctttctttctttctttctttctttctttctttctttctttctttctttctttctttcttaatcTTCTGGAGGTCTCAACTAGAATCTAAGCCATTTTCCACTTGTCAGTCTCTGTAGTCGTCATCATTCCTCTGTTTGGTCCTCGAGCAGGGGCCCAAATGCCCCGCTGAGGGGCCCGAAATGCCCGAGCGAACAAGTCACGTTGTTCCAAATTGTTCAGCACAAGCTCAAGTGCTTAGCAGAAATCTGTGATGTGTGTCGATTGTCTTGAAAAGTAGAGCATTTTTGCCTTTTACGTTATAAAGAAGTAAAATTATCTATTATTTcttgtttctttaaaaaaaaaaaaaaaaaaaacggtaaaTACGAGAAACGTTTAATTCATTACTTGGCTATATTGCTAATTAAGGATAGCGGTCTGTCATAAAACCACCATCACATGCTTTATGAACGTAAGATATCTTCTCGAACGAATTGGAATGGAAAATTAGGAACAAAATTGCGatctttcaaattattatttaaactgTTTAATTTTTTCCCATCGAGGACTGCATTCAGAAATGCTATTTTAAATGTTCCCCGCATTATTTATCATCCACCCCACCTTCCCCTTTTTTCGTATTAGAAAGCAGTTTATTTATTGCATATGTACTTGCAATTAATTAAGCAtacaataattttataacagtcGTAATTATTGTTCAAAATAGCGGTAGCTAATAGTATTGTTTAAGCGAAATTTCAGTGTAGCTATAGGTTGCTTTTGTAAATTCATCATGCAGTTGGCCAGGTTTCTTCTTTTGTCTTGCTCTGAAACGATTTCGTTATGTAGCCTAGTGCAGCCCAAAAAGTTTTGTAAACCTGGAAATTGACCGAAATCGGTAGGCTAACATTGCTACGCGCTCCTAAAAAAGTTGTGCAACTTCAGATAAGAAATATGCTTGCACCTCGTACCAAATGAAAGAAAcataatgcaaataataaagCAGTTAACCAGCAACAACAAAACGCCAATAATGGTCTCACCTGCATTATAAGCAGCCAAGTCCGCTCCGGGCCCAGGGCTCTTTCTCTTTCGGGGCCGGCCCTTCTGCACCGTGTTCACGCCGTTATAATAAGACAGTCCTAGAGGGCCCGTGCTGCCCAGTCCTTTATTAGGCGCTACATCCGTGTGATTGAAATGTGTGGGGAAGTCTCCCTGGATGAGCGATTCAAAGTGTAGCCTGCAGTACACCAGACTGTCTTTCATGCCGAAGTGGTCCCCAGTCGTCAGCATTTTGTTGCAAGTCGTGCAGGTGAAACAGTTCAAGTGGTACACCAAATCCCTGGCCCTCATGACCATTTCCGAGGCCGAGATCCCGAGATGGCACCGGGCACATCTTTGCACCGAAAACCTTCTGCGGGAGAATAAAGCAGCTGTGACCTTTCAGCACACTTCAACCAGAAGGTGGGCCCACCACTCATGAGCCTGGCATTAAATGTGCTGCTTCTCATAATAACATTTGGataattgtaatatatatttgtgaATGAAATTTTATCTGAAGAGGAGAGCACGTGCTGTTTTTTGGCACTATGCAGACATGCTGAAATGTCTTGAACAGCAGGATGCATGAACAAATAGAGTTAACTCGTACAGTGGAATTGATTCTCGCCAACAATCACGTCTCGAATAATTGCGAAATAACTTACAATTGAAATTGACTTGTGCTGGAGCCTAATTTGAACGTTGAAATTGGTAAAGCCTTCACTTAGCCTATGATTATCTTAATAGGCCTCTCGCCTCACTCTGATTATTAAATTGTACAATGACACACAAAATCATTGCACGGTCAGCTAAATATCATCGAGACATCACAGAGTAAGGCTTTCTACAGGTTCTTTTGCTGTTTTCCATATTTCCAACAAAGAAAATTTTCTAGGTACTTCGCGTAAGACCAAGTAGCTCTTGAGGTAAATCGTCTCCGGataatttagttttattatgACGTTCAAAATCACTTTACACTGCAAAATATTTGCAAACCCGGGCATAATAATTTTTACAAGTATAAGATGAGTAGGCTACTTATAGTAATTTCTGGATTATTTAAATTGCATCATCACGTCTTCACAAGTAGCAATATCTATACTAAAAATCTGGCATTTTGCTACAAGATGTTTcgttaatttaaacaaaaacgtTCAATTTTAGGCAAAAATTATGCCTTACGTAATTTCAGTAGTTTCTATATagttaataatcattttaatgtgtttcaCGACGTGCATCAAAATCATCTACAAAAATAATTTAGATTTTCTTCAATTTatactcacaataaaaattaGCTACGCCTTCTCTGCATTATTAAATTGTATAATGACAAAAGCAGGTCTTTTGCTACAAGTATTGCCTATTTATTATTAATCCACAACGAAAACCTCACTCTTCAGGTGAAGGAAGGACCGTAAGATCAAGcaacttttgaaaaaaatgagTTTGCTCACCTGTAATAGTCTTCTTTGCAGTAGATGCTTCCGTCTTTGCTGAAGCAGGTGAGCTCAGACTCCAGGTTGAGTTTACACTCGCAGCACTTCAGACAGCGCATGTGCCACTGCTTGTCCACGGCGAGCAGGTAATAGCGATCCGAGATCTTGCCTCCGCAGCCCGCACACAGAGCCACCCGGTCCCCGCTGATGGAAGGCATGTTCTGCAGAAACACACAGACGACCATCGGACTCGTTAAAGGCAGGAACTCAAATCCCAACACTCTTTCGCCACCATTATCTCTAATGTTAtacaaattaatgttttaacGGCACATTGGTAAAAGATAAACTATGTGTTTAAAGTGTTCTGTAAACACTAGGCTATTTTACGCATTTTCTGATTAAAGAATGTCCAAAGAATGATGTATTACCAGTGTTCACTTCTGTAAAGGATGGGAGGGGCGTGAGATCAAATTCAGAAGATAAATACAGAAGTGTATATTCAACATTgatttgtatttaat encodes:
- the lhx2b gene encoding LIM/homeobox protein Lhx2b isoform X1, translating into MNCTGLEVRLTEILGCRSDGNTCYSVSSAATMLFHGLPGGEMHGVMEEMERRGKSDSATISSAIDMGETETNMPSISGDRVALCAGCGGKISDRYYLLAVDKQWHMRCLKCCECKLNLESELTCFSKDGSIYCKEDYYRRFSVQRCARCHLGISASEMVMRARDLVYHLNCFTCTTCNKMLTTGDHFGMKDSLVYCRLHFESLIQGDFPTHFNHTDVAPNKGLGSTGPLGLSYYNGVNTVQKGRPRKRKSPGPGADLAAYNAALSCNENDGDPMDRDSQYSTSQKTKRMRTSFKHHQLRTMKSYFAINHNPDAKDLKQLAQKTGLTKRVLQVWFQNARAKFRRNLLRQENTGVDKASDGSTMPGGTPSGPASEISNASMSPSSTPTTLTDLTNPTMPTVTSVLTSVPGSLDVHECRSPSQSTLTSLF
- the lhx2b gene encoding LIM/homeobox protein Lhx2b isoform X2, with product MLFHGLPGGEMHGVMEEMERRGKSDSATISSAIDMGETETNMPSISGDRVALCAGCGGKISDRYYLLAVDKQWHMRCLKCCECKLNLESELTCFSKDGSIYCKEDYYRRFSVQRCARCHLGISASEMVMRARDLVYHLNCFTCTTCNKMLTTGDHFGMKDSLVYCRLHFESLIQGDFPTHFNHTDVAPNKGLGSTGPLGLSYYNGVNTVQKGRPRKRKSPGPGADLAAYNAGETIIGVFCNENDGDPMDRDSQYSTSQKTKRMRTSFKHHQLRTMKSYFAINHNPDAKDLKQLAQKTGLTKRVLQVWFQNARAKFRRNLLRQENTGVDKASDGSTMPGGTPSGPASEISNASMSPSSTPTTLTDLTNPTMPTVTSVLTSVPGSLDVHECRSPSQSTLTSLF